A stretch of the Chanos chanos chromosome 1, fChaCha1.1, whole genome shotgun sequence genome encodes the following:
- the LOC115805296 gene encoding major histocompatibility complex class I-related gene protein-like, whose product MNHARVQESGYQGKTIKPEKRIRESVLGIPEPSKFILKNIDNAGSHSLYILATYIQGETQFPEFSVVIMLDDVQEQMNSTNEFHVHQRLAGCELLENGISGDMMTWDAFNGVYIGELRFSTQQNNIHMKVEHFGLEGINPIAVKLRYTYVHHPICIQYLKRYLQEQKNRVRRKVKPRLRLLKKTLTGSAGIQVTCLATGFYPRHISLTLLRDGQPVSEDQITGGILLPNGDDTYQMRKSVEVSAEELRVKRNYTCMVTHLSLDNKLDISIDYDPDTSTVSVVSLVLIVLAAIFVLTVVPTAGFIAWWRRRAGTEDNSTADSLSLG is encoded by the exons ATGAATCATGCCAGAGTTCAGGAATCTGGATATCAGGGCAAGACAATCAAACCAGAAAAGAGAATCAGAGAATCAGTTCTAGGAATTCCGGAACCAAGCAAGTTCATACTTAAGAATATTGATAATGCAG GCTCTCATTCATTGTATATACTTGCAACATACATACAAGGAGAGACACAGTTCCCTGAGTTTAGTGTGGTGATTATGTTAGATGATGTGCAA GAACAGATGAATTCTACTAATG AATTTCATGTTCACCAGAGACTTGCAGGGTGTGAGTTGTTGGAAAATGGCATTTCGGGTGACATGATGACATGGGATGCATTCAACGGTGTATACATTGGAGAACTGCGCTTTAGCACGCAACAAAACAATATACACATGAAAGTGGAGCACTTTGGCTTGGAAGGCATAAATCCAATTGCTGTCAAATTGCGGTATACATACGTACATCATCCTATCTGCATTCAGTATTTAAAGAGGTATcttcaagaacaaaaaaatagagTTAGGAGAAAAG TCAAACCAAGACTCAGGCTCCTGAAGAAGACTCTCACAGGCTCTGCAGGGATTCAGGTGACATGTCTGGCCACTGGGTTTTACCCTCGTCACATCAGCCTGACTCTGCTCAGAGATGGTCAGCCTGTGTCTGAAGACCAGATCACTGGAGGAATTCTGTTACCTAATGGAGATGACACCTACCagatgaggaagagtgtggaagTCAGTGCAGAGGAactgagagtgaaaagaaaCTATACCTGCATGGTGACTCACCTAAGTCTGGACAACAAGCTTGATATTAGTATTG ATTATGACCCAGATACAtccactgtgtctgtggtgtcCTTGGTCCTGATTGTGTTGGCGGCAATCTTTGTCTTGACAGTGGTACCTACAGCTGGATTTATTGCATGGTGGAGAAGACGTGCAG gtACAGAAGACAACTCTACTGCAGACTCCTTATCTTTGGGATAG